The Streptomyces sp. Alt3 genome has a segment encoding these proteins:
- the allB gene encoding allantoinase AllB, producing the protein MPGVDVKLVLRSTRVVTPEGTRAAAVLVAGGKIEAVLPYDAEVPAGARVEDFGDDVLMPGLVDTHVHVNDPGRTDWEGFWTATRAAAAGGITTLLDMPLNSLPPTTTVENLRVKQQVAAPKAHIDTGFWGGAIPSNTKDLRPLYESGVFGFKCFLSPSGVEEFPELDQEQLARSMAEIAGFGGLLIVHAEDPHHLAEAPQRSGEKYADFLASRPRDAENAAIEGLIAQARRLDARVHVLHLSSSDALPQIAAAKREGVRVSVESCPHFLTLTAEEVPDGATEFKCCPPIREAVNQDALWAGLADGTIDCIVSDHSPCTTDLKTPDFASAWGGISSLQLGLPAIWTEARRRGHTLDDVARWMSAAPAALAGLTRKGAVEAGRDADFAVLAPEETFTVDPAGLFHRNQVTAYAGRTLHGVVRSTWLRGKRIAADGVLAEPTGRLLERNH; encoded by the coding sequence GTGCCCGGTGTGGACGTGAAGCTGGTACTCCGCTCGACGCGCGTCGTCACCCCCGAGGGAACCCGCGCCGCGGCGGTCCTCGTCGCCGGCGGGAAGATCGAGGCGGTCCTGCCGTACGACGCCGAGGTGCCGGCCGGCGCCCGCGTCGAGGACTTCGGCGACGACGTCCTGATGCCGGGGCTCGTCGACACCCATGTCCATGTGAACGACCCCGGCCGCACCGATTGGGAGGGCTTCTGGACCGCCACCCGGGCGGCGGCCGCGGGCGGCATCACCACGCTCCTCGACATGCCGCTGAACTCCCTCCCGCCGACCACGACGGTCGAGAACCTGCGCGTCAAGCAGCAGGTGGCCGCGCCCAAGGCGCACATCGACACCGGCTTCTGGGGCGGTGCGATCCCGTCCAACACGAAGGATCTGCGCCCGCTGTACGAGTCCGGGGTGTTCGGCTTCAAATGCTTCCTCTCGCCCTCCGGCGTCGAGGAGTTCCCCGAGCTCGACCAGGAGCAACTGGCCCGGTCCATGGCGGAGATCGCCGGATTCGGCGGACTGCTGATCGTGCACGCCGAGGATCCGCACCACCTGGCCGAAGCGCCGCAGAGGAGCGGGGAGAAGTACGCCGACTTCCTGGCGTCCCGCCCGCGTGACGCCGAGAACGCCGCGATCGAGGGCCTCATCGCCCAGGCCCGGCGTCTGGACGCCCGCGTACACGTCCTTCACCTCTCCTCCAGCGACGCGCTGCCGCAGATCGCCGCCGCCAAGCGGGAGGGGGTGCGTGTGAGTGTCGAGTCGTGCCCGCACTTCCTCACCCTGACCGCCGAGGAGGTCCCGGACGGGGCGACGGAGTTCAAGTGCTGTCCGCCGATCCGTGAGGCCGTCAACCAGGACGCACTCTGGGCGGGGCTCGCCGACGGCACGATCGACTGCATCGTCTCCGACCACTCGCCCTGCACCACGGACCTCAAGACCCCCGACTTCGCCTCCGCGTGGGGCGGTATCTCCTCCCTCCAGCTCGGGCTGCCCGCGATCTGGACCGAGGCCCGCCGACGCGGTCACACCCTCGACGACGTGGCCCGCTGGATGTCGGCGGCCCCGGCAGCCCTCGCCGGACTGACCCGCAAGGGCGCCGTCGAGGCCGGACGGGACGCGGACTTCGCGGTCCTCGCCCCCGAGGAGACCTTCACCGTCGATCCGGCCGGACTCTTCCACCGCAACCAGGTCACCGCCTACGCGGGCAGGACGCTGCACGGCGTCGTCAGGTCCACCTGGCTGCGCGGCAAGCGGATCGCGGCCGACGGCGTACTCGCCGAACCCACCGGCCGTCTCCTCGAGAGGAACCACTGA
- a CDS encoding IclR family transcriptional regulator → MPPSHASTSDSKPAGPSGGVQSLERAFDLLERMADAGGEVGLSELSASSGLPLPTIHRLMRTLVVCGYVRQQPNRRYALGPRLIRLGESASRLLGTWARPYLQRLVEETGETANMALLDGDEIVYVAQVPSKHSMRMFTEVGRRVLPHSTGVGKALLAHTPADEVRALLARTGMPAATEKTITTPDGFLDALEQVRRAGYAVDDNEQEIGVRCLAVSVPDSPTSAAISISGPAGRVTETATERIVPILQEVAKELSVALASSGPAA, encoded by the coding sequence GTGCCGCCGTCTCACGCCAGCACATCCGACTCCAAGCCCGCCGGTCCCAGCGGCGGCGTGCAGTCCCTGGAGCGCGCCTTCGACCTGTTGGAGCGCATGGCGGACGCCGGGGGCGAGGTCGGGCTCAGCGAACTCTCCGCGAGCAGCGGACTCCCGCTCCCCACCATCCACCGTCTGATGCGCACCCTGGTCGTGTGCGGCTACGTGCGCCAGCAGCCCAACCGGCGTTATGCGCTGGGTCCCCGGCTGATCCGTCTCGGCGAGTCCGCGTCCCGGCTGCTGGGGACCTGGGCACGGCCGTACCTCCAGCGCCTGGTCGAGGAGACCGGTGAGACGGCGAACATGGCACTGCTCGACGGGGACGAGATCGTCTACGTCGCCCAGGTGCCGTCGAAGCACTCGATGCGGATGTTCACCGAGGTCGGCCGACGGGTGCTCCCCCACTCCACCGGTGTCGGCAAGGCGCTCCTCGCGCACACCCCGGCGGACGAGGTACGCGCGCTGCTGGCCCGCACGGGCATGCCGGCCGCCACCGAGAAGACGATCACCACGCCGGACGGTTTCCTCGACGCGCTGGAACAGGTGCGCAGGGCGGGCTACGCGGTCGACGACAACGAGCAGGAGATCGGCGTCCGCTGCCTCGCGGTGTCGGTGCCCGACTCCCCCACCTCGGCCGCCATCTCCATCTCCGGGCCCGCGGGCCGGGTCACGGAGACCGCGACCGAGCGGATCGTGCCGATCCTCCAGGAGGTCGCGAAGGAGCTCTCCGTGGCCCTGGCCAGCAGCGGGCCGGCTGCCTGA